The genomic interval GTTTTTAGCACCTATATGGACTCTTTAGCTTTGCTCATTCATAATATTCAAATGATTGTGAATGTACCCGTTATTTTGGGTGGAGATGTTGCTCGTTATTTAGACAGTTCTGATTTATCTGATATTCGTTCGCGTGTGCGTTCTTTAGCTCCGCGCATACTGACGCCTGCACCCGATAAGCGCACTTCTGGCCACGATAATACTGTATTCAAAAGTCATTGCACTCCTGATCAAGCTATTATTGGAGCAGCTTATGTGCTTGCTCAAGACTACCTAGATTCGCTGCTGTCAGCTTGAACTTATATCTGTGCGCACGGTTTTTATATATGCGTTTATATATGGGTTTATACATGGGTTTCTTTCCCCACCATTTTCGAGCGTGCGATATGAAAAGGCTTCCTCATCATCGATTCAATAACGAGGAAGCCAATACATACGCATACTAAGCGCGAAAGAGTGTAGTTTTACTTAGCTACACCTGCTGCACGTACAGCATCAAAACCAGCCTGCAAATCAGCAAGAATATCGTCAATATGTTCTGTACCGATAGACAGACGAATAGTGGACTGTGTAATTCCCTGGGATGCCAGTTCTTCTTCAGTTTCCTGAGAATGCGTGGTAGATGCAGGATGCACAACAAGGCTCTTGACGTCCGCCACATTAGCGAGCAAGCTGAACAGCTTCAAATTGTCAATAAAGACACGAGCTGCATCCTTACCACCCTTAATATTGAAAGTGAAAATGGATCCTGCACCATGAGGGAAATACTTCGTATATAGATCATGATCAGCACGTGTTTCAATACTTGGATGGCTTACAGACTCAACTTCTGGAACATTGCGCAAGTATTCTACAACCTTCAACGCGTTTTCAACGTGACGCTCTACGCGCAAAGACAATGTTTCAGTGCCCTGCAACAGTACCCATGCGTTGAATGGAGAAATCGCTGCACCAGTATCGCGCAAAAGAATAGCGCGAATACGTGTTACGAAAGCTGCTCCACCTAAAGCTTCATAGAAGTTCAAACCATGATAGCTACTATCTGGAGTCGTCAATGTTGGGAATTTTCCAGGAACAGCAGCCCAGTCAAAATTGCCGCCTTCAACGATAATGCCACCTAAACTCGTGCCGTGTCCGCCAATAAACTTGGTTGCAGAATGAACCACAATATCAGCACCATGTTCAAACGGACGGAAAAGATATGGTGTAGCAAAAGTATTATCAACAATTACTGGAAGATTGTGACGATGAGCAATCTCAGAAATTGCTTCAAAATCAACGAGATCAGAGTTTGGATTACCAAAAGTTTCAAAGAAAACAAGCTTCGTATTATCTTGAATAGCATCTTCAAAGTTTTGAGGATCAGATGGATCTACAAAAGTAGTGGTTACGCCATCGCGAGGAAGTGTATGAGCGAGAAGATTATATGTGCCACCATAAATAGTGTTAGCAGCTACAATATGATCACCCTTTTCGGTAATATTACGCACTGCATAAAAGACTGCCGAGGCTCCTGATGCCACTGCCAAAGCAGCGGTACCACCTTCGAGAGAAGCAATGCGCTTTTCAAAAACATCTTGTGTTGAGTTAGTTAAACGACCATAAATATTACCTGGATCTGCAAGACCAAAACGTGCTTCAGCATGATCAAAATTATGGAAAACATATGACGTGGTCTGGTAAATCGGAACTGCACGAGCATCGCTGGCTGGGTCGGCTTCTTCTTGACCAACATGAAGTTGAAGGGTTTCAAAACGATACTGAGAATTTTGTGCGTCACTCATTGTGTGACTCCTTTCACGATGACTCATAAAGCTGGTGAACACCAATGTACGACGTTTTAGAAGAAAACACGCACTTTTCATTATCACGTTTGTTTATAACCTT from Alloscardovia omnicolens carries:
- a CDS encoding O-acetylhomoserine aminocarboxypropyltransferase/cysteine synthase family protein; its protein translation is MSDAQNSQYRFETLQLHVGQEEADPASDARAVPIYQTTSYVFHNFDHAEARFGLADPGNIYGRLTNSTQDVFEKRIASLEGGTAALAVASGASAVFYAVRNITEKGDHIVAANTIYGGTYNLLAHTLPRDGVTTTFVDPSDPQNFEDAIQDNTKLVFFETFGNPNSDLVDFEAISEIAHRHNLPVIVDNTFATPYLFRPFEHGADIVVHSATKFIGGHGTSLGGIIVEGGNFDWAAVPGKFPTLTTPDSSYHGLNFYEALGGAAFVTRIRAILLRDTGAAISPFNAWVLLQGTETLSLRVERHVENALKVVEYLRNVPEVESVSHPSIETRADHDLYTKYFPHGAGSIFTFNIKGGKDAARVFIDNLKLFSLLANVADVKSLVVHPASTTHSQETEEELASQGITQSTIRLSIGTEHIDDILADLQAGFDAVRAAGVAK